Within the Marixanthomonas sp. SCSIO 43207 genome, the region TTTTGTAGCATTATTGTCTCCTGCAGCACAATACATTACACACAATTATATTACTCCTGAGTATTTTAAAAATGTAATTGAATACTCTGTAACCAATGATTTAATGACTCGAACCAAAGCAAACGCCTACTTCAACATTACCAATTATATGTGGCAATCTGCTTTTGGTGCTTTGGGTTTTGGGGTGATAACTTCTGTGGTTGTTGCCTTTTTTACCCGAAAAAAGTAGGACAGTTTCTTATTTTATAAATCGTTTTAAAAACGGTATTTCTACTAAAAATAGCGCTGTAAAAATTATTCCGTATAACATACTATTTGAAACTTTAAAAGTAGGAAATGTATAGGATAAAGAAATTCTATCTATATGAGCATATTTTTGCAGAACCGATACACCTTCAAAAGGGACTAAAATAAGAATACATATAACCACAAACGTTAAAGCCGCAAGAGCTCGCCAAGCTTTGGCAGATATAAGCGGAACATACTCCGGCATAGGCACAGACCGTCTTTGAATGGCGCTCATTACGTTTTTTGAAAAAGCGCCGGAAGGCTGTTCCAATCCGGCTTCATTGATTAGTTGTTTAATCAATTGGTTTTCGTCTTTATATTGCTTTTCCATTGGTGTTTGTTATTTCGGGTGTTATGTATTCTTGTAATAAGGTATGTAGTTTCTTTCTACTTCGGAATAGTTTAATTTTAATAGTACCCTCTGTACGCTTTGTAATACTAGCTATTTCTTTAACAGATAATTCTTCAAAATAATAAAAAGTAACTATTGCCGCATCCTCTTCAGGAAGTTGTTCTATACACTTTTTTATAATTGTACTGCGTTCCTCGTGTTCTATTTGAGTTAACGCATTTTCAGTTTCTTTCAGATTAAAATGAGACATATCTGGAACGCTATCGAGTGTTCTTAGCCTTTTATTTTTTTTAATTCTATCCAACGCTTTTCGATACGCAATGCTATATAACCAACTAGAAAATTTTGCTTCACCTCTGTAAGTAGCCAATGCTTCAAATGCTTTTACAAACGTGTCTTGTGCAACTTCTTCGGCTTCTTCTTTATTTTTTAGAATACGTATGGTAATGGTATACACAAACTGCTGATACTTTATTACCAAATTTTCAAATGCACGGGTATTGCCCCGCAAGGTTTGCGATATGTAAAAATGGTCGTTAGCGTCTTTCATCTAGGTATAGGACGCACAGTTATTTGTCTTGGTTACACTTTTTGTCAAAAAAAAAGATTGAAAATAGTGTAACCTAAATTTTAATTGCAGCGTCTTACTAGAAAACGAACAGTTAATCAATTAAAAAATCAAAATT harbors:
- a CDS encoding RNA polymerase sigma factor; protein product: MKDANDHFYISQTLRGNTRAFENLVIKYQQFVYTITIRILKNKEEAEEVAQDTFVKAFEALATYRGEAKFSSWLYSIAYRKALDRIKKNKRLRTLDSVPDMSHFNLKETENALTQIEHEERSTIIKKCIEQLPEEDAAIVTFYYFEELSVKEIASITKRTEGTIKIKLFRSRKKLHTLLQEYITPEITNTNGKAI